From one Malus sylvestris chromosome 1, drMalSylv7.2, whole genome shotgun sequence genomic stretch:
- the LOC126630478 gene encoding hexose carrier protein HEX6-like — protein MAVGLAIAGEAGQYNGRMTPFVILSCMMAAIGGVIFGYDIGISGGVTSMEPFLKKFFPEVNTKMKSDTKISNYCKFDSELLTSFTSSLYIAGLVASLFASLVTRAYGRKPSILAGGAAFLAGSALNGAAMNIYMLILGRLLLGVGIGFGNQAVPLYLSEMAPPKYRGAINNGFQLSVGIGVLSANLINYGSEKIKGGWGWRISLAMAAVPASMLTLGAFFLPETPNSLIQRSTDHQTAKKMLQRIRGVDDVQAELDDLIKANNISKNIKHPFKKILERKYRPQLVMAIAIPFFQQVTGINVISFYSAVLFRTIGLGESASLLSVVLTGVVGTSSTLVSMLIVDKFGRRVLFLAGGIQMLVSQIMVGGVMAAQLGDRGGVSKGYACLVLVLICIYVAGFGWSWGPLGWLVPSEVFPLEIRSAGQSINVVVNFLFTFIVAQTFLAMLCHFKAGIFFFFGGWVAVMTVFVYLFLPETKNVPIEKMESVWQEHWFWRRIVGDSSKDTKMEAP, from the exons ATGGCAGTTGGGTTAGCAATAGCAGGCGAAGCTGGGCAATACAATGGCAGGATGACGCCGTTTGTCATCCTCTCTTGCATGATGGCAGCCATAGGAGGTGTAATTTTCGGCTACGACATTGGAATTTCAGGCGGCGTGACATCAATGGAGCCGTTTCTTAAAAAATTCTTCCCTGAAGTAAACACTAAGATGAAATCGGACACCAAAATCAGCAACTACTGTAAATTTGACAGTGAACTGTTGACCTCCTTCACATCCTCACTCTACATAGCTGGTCTTGTGGCTTCCCTTTTTGCCAGTTTGGTCACAAGGGCTTACGGCCGCAAGCCTTCAATCCTTGCCGGTGGAGCTGCATTCCTTGCCGGCTCAGCTCTAAATGGCGCAGCTATGAACATCTACATGCTCATCCTCGGCCGCTTATTGCTTGGAGTTGGTATTGGTTTTGGAAATCAG GCTGTTCCATTGTACCTTTCGGAAATGGCACCACCAAAATACAGAGGAGCAATTAACAATGGCTTCCAATTAAGCGTCGGCATTGGCGTATTATCAGCTAACCTCATCAACTACGGCTCTGAGAAGATCAAAGGCGGTTGGGGGTGGCGAATCTCCCTAGCCATGGCTGCAGTCCCTGCCTCAATGCTAACACTGGGCGCATTTTTCCTTCCCGAAACACCTAACAGCCTAATCCAGCGTAGCACGGATCACCAAACAGCCAAGAAAATGCTACAACGTATCAGAGGTGTCGATGATGTCCAAGCAGAACTCGATGATCTGATCAAGGCAAACAACATATCGAAAAACATCAAACACCCTTTCAAGAAAATCCTGGAGAGAAAGTATAGGCCTCAGCTTGTGATGGCAATAGCCATACCATTTTTTCAGCAAGTGACAGGGATTAATGTCATATCCTTTTATTCTGCCGTACTTTTTCGAACAATTGGGTTGGGAGAAAGCGCTTCACTCTTGTCCGTTGTCCTGACTGGAGTGGTTGGTACAAGCTCAACATTGGTATCTATGCTTATCGTAGACAAATTTGGGCGAAGAGTGTTGTTTTTAGCCGGTGGGATTCAAATGTTGGTGTCACAAATTATGGTGGGAGGTGTAATGGCAGCTCAGCTTGGTGATCGCGGCGGAGTGAGCAAAGGATATGCCTGTTTGGTGCTGGTTTTGATATGCATTTATGTAGCGGGATTCGGGTGGTCATGGGGGCCGCTCGGATGGTTGGTTCCGAGTGAGGTTTTCCCGTTGGAAATTCGATCAGCGGGACAAAGTATCAATGTGGTGGTGAACTTTTTGTTCACTTTCATTGTTGCTCAAACTTTTCTAGCAATGCTGTGCCACTTCAAGGCTgggattttcttctttttcgggGGTTGGGTGGCGGTGATGACGGTGTTTGTGTACTTGTTTTTGCCGGAGACGAAGAATGTGCCGATTGAGAAGATGGAGAGTGTGTGGCAGGAGCACTGGTTTTGGAGGAGGATTGTGGGGGACTCTAGCAAGGACACCAAGATGGAAGCTCCGTAA